Proteins co-encoded in one Chaetodon auriga isolate fChaAug3 chromosome 9, fChaAug3.hap1, whole genome shotgun sequence genomic window:
- the LOC143325415 gene encoding short coiled-coil protein B, translating into MSSDDGDMENQAELEEKTRLINQVLELQHTLEDLSARVDAVKEENLKLKSENQVLGQYIENLMSASSVFQTTDTKSKRK; encoded by the exons ATGAGCTCAGACGATG GTGACATGGAGAACCAGGCTGAGCTGGAAGAGAAGACGAGGCTCATCAACCAGGTGCTGGAGCTTCAACATACTTTAGAAG acctGTCTGCCAGAGTGGATGCTGTCAAAGAGGAGAACCTGAAGCTGAAGTCGGAGAACCAAGTTCTGGGTCAGTACATAGAGAACCTCATGTCGGCCTCCAGTGTCTTCCAGACCACTGACACCAAGAGCAAACGAAAGTAA
- the mgst2 gene encoding microsomal glutathione S-transferase 2: METDAPILLATVSFLSALQMARLARRVGLCRLAHNIQPPSVTGPPEFQRIFRAHQNCVECYPLFLVTLWTGGMFFNEATAAVGGLVYMAARQIYFEGYIKSGEERLLGFYLTLGVFATMTLLTMIGLLRGILLKYFHIHL, translated from the exons ATGGAAACCGACGCCCCGATTTTGCTTGCTACggtgtcttttctgtctgccctgCAAATGG CCAGGTTAGCCCGGCGAGTTGGGTTGTGCAGGTTGGCCCACAATATCCAGCCTCCGTCTGTCACCGGGCCCCCAGAGTTTCAGAGGATTTTCCGTGCACA TCAGAACTGTGTGGAGTGTTACCCTTTGTTCCTGGTGACATTGTGGACTGGTGGGATGTTCTTCAATGAAGCGACCGCAGCTGTAGGAGGACTGGTGTACATGGCCGCCCGACAGATCTATTTTGAAGGATATATCAAATCTGGCGAGGAACG GTTACTTGGCTTTTACCTGACTTTGGGTGTCTTTGCCACTATGACTCTGCTGACTATGATTGGACTACTGCGTGGAATCCTGCTCAAGTACTTTCACATCCACCTCTGA